One genomic region from Candidatus Chlorobium masyuteum encodes:
- the dnaB gene encoding replicative DNA helicase: MMIKKAAVAIDFDKDIDFSQESRVPPYSTEIEQEVLACILLEDDPIEQVIQIFGDNGEEVFYEKRHQIIFRAMMQLYHKRQAIDIITVSEELLKMNELEPVGGRHYLAELSGKVISAANIEYYARLAKEKYLYRRMISISAKISGAAYSSSMDIFDLVEHASQQFFNISQAGIKKKASLIKELVKNGIRMLETLRASQSSVTGIGSGFSELDQMTAGFQGSDMIIIAARPSAGKTAFALALARNAAVDFDTPVLFFSLEMAEVQLAVRLMCAEAYVESQLVRTGRITPEMMGRIINSMDKLNEAKLFIDDTPGISIMELAAKTRRMKQEHNIGMVVVDYLQLVTPVRDGKTNREQEIAQISRSLKALAKELNIPVIALAQLNRSVEQRSGDRRPQLSDLRESGSIEQDADVVMFLSRPEMYGKTTFEDGSSTKDVVEIVIGKQRNGPIGDIRLLFLKNYGRFQSTANTYITAGDAADTSHEPERYAPSLPESGKSNAGVFINQDEAPF; encoded by the coding sequence ATGATGATCAAGAAAGCTGCGGTTGCCATAGATTTTGACAAGGATATTGATTTCAGTCAGGAGAGCCGCGTTCCTCCCTATTCTACTGAAATCGAGCAGGAGGTGCTTGCCTGCATTCTTCTCGAAGATGACCCTATTGAACAGGTCATCCAGATATTCGGTGATAATGGTGAAGAGGTTTTTTATGAAAAACGTCACCAGATCATCTTCAGGGCGATGATGCAGCTCTACCATAAACGGCAGGCAATTGACATTATCACCGTCAGTGAAGAGCTGCTGAAAATGAACGAACTGGAGCCGGTCGGAGGACGGCACTATCTGGCGGAACTCTCCGGCAAAGTTATCAGCGCCGCCAATATCGAGTACTATGCCCGCCTGGCAAAGGAGAAGTACCTCTACCGGAGGATGATCTCCATATCAGCCAAGATATCCGGGGCAGCCTACAGCTCATCAATGGATATTTTTGATCTGGTTGAACATGCCTCCCAGCAGTTTTTCAATATCTCCCAGGCGGGTATAAAAAAGAAGGCCTCACTGATAAAAGAGCTGGTGAAAAACGGCATTCGGATGCTTGAAACCCTCAGAGCATCACAATCCTCCGTCACCGGCATCGGATCGGGATTCTCTGAACTGGATCAGATGACGGCCGGATTCCAGGGCTCCGACATGATTATCATTGCGGCAAGGCCTTCGGCCGGTAAAACCGCGTTTGCGCTCGCCCTTGCCCGGAATGCAGCGGTCGATTTTGATACACCGGTTCTTTTTTTCAGCCTTGAAATGGCTGAGGTTCAGCTTGCCGTAAGGCTCATGTGCGCCGAAGCCTATGTTGAGTCCCAGCTTGTCAGAACCGGGCGTATAACGCCGGAAATGATGGGCAGGATCATCAACAGCATGGACAAGCTCAATGAAGCGAAACTCTTTATTGACGATACACCGGGGATCTCGATTATGGAGCTTGCCGCCAAAACCCGCCGCATGAAGCAGGAGCACAATATCGGTATGGTTGTAGTCGATTACCTTCAGCTGGTCACTCCTGTACGTGACGGGAAAACAAATCGTGAACAGGAGATTGCGCAGATTTCAAGGTCGCTGAAAGCACTGGCAAAGGAGCTGAACATTCCCGTCATCGCGCTTGCCCAGCTTAACCGCTCGGTTGAACAGCGCTCGGGCGACCGTCGGCCCCAGCTCAGCGATCTCAGGGAGTCGGGCTCTATCGAACAGGATGCAGACGTCGTCATGTTCCTCTCCCGGCCGGAAATGTACGGTAAAACAACCTTCGAGGACGGCTCATCAACCAAGGATGTTGTAGAAATTGTTATAGGCAAGCAGAGAAACGGCCCTATTGGCGACATCCGTCTGCTCTTCCTGAAAAACTACGGGCGGTTTCAGTCAACGGCAAATACCTATATCACCGCCGGCGACGCTGCTGATACATCCCATGAGCCTGAACGCTACGCGCCCTCACTGCCGGAATCCGGTAAATCCAATGCCGGAGTATTCATAAATCAGGATGAAGCACCCTTTTAA
- the coaBC gene encoding bifunctional phosphopantothenoylcysteine decarboxylase/phosphopantothenate--cysteine ligase CoaBC: MRGKNIIIGICGGIAAYKTPQLVRVLKKAGANVRVALTDGGARFVSELALATVSQEPVYRNIFPPADTPETDYTHHISLGEWADALVIAPATANTLARLAAGLCDDMLTACFLTLRPGKPVLVFPAMDGQMFLSASVQRNIALLEKQGCLVFKPESGELASGQSGTGRMPEPETIHTHLEEALHSSQKKSPLQGRSIVVTAGPTREKIDGVRYISNYSSGKMGFAIAGAAAKRGALVTLITGPVHLETPPGVQRIDVESAAEMHAAARTFFQSCQIFIGAAAVADYRPAAPYERKMKKEAEEIEITLVKNPDILAEFSLQKSSKQLAIGFALEMQSDIDNARKKLESKQLDLIAFNFFDRKTSGFEVDTNILTLIERSGKTTELPQLSKHDAAERLLEVIEKQYESKSPLHKNSR; this comes from the coding sequence TTGAGAGGCAAAAACATCATCATCGGCATCTGCGGCGGCATTGCCGCCTACAAAACGCCGCAACTGGTAAGAGTGTTGAAAAAAGCAGGGGCAAATGTCAGGGTTGCCCTTACCGACGGCGGTGCCCGTTTTGTCAGTGAACTTGCCCTTGCAACCGTTTCCCAGGAGCCTGTCTACCGGAATATATTTCCTCCTGCTGACACACCGGAAACCGATTACACACACCATATCTCGCTTGGCGAGTGGGCCGATGCGCTGGTCATTGCCCCGGCCACAGCCAATACGCTTGCGCGGCTGGCCGCAGGCCTTTGCGACGATATGCTCACAGCCTGCTTTCTCACACTGCGGCCAGGCAAGCCGGTACTTGTTTTTCCTGCCATGGATGGCCAGATGTTTCTCTCTGCATCAGTGCAGCGAAATATCGCACTCCTTGAAAAACAGGGCTGCCTGGTCTTCAAACCTGAAAGCGGAGAGCTCGCTTCAGGACAATCCGGAACCGGCCGGATGCCTGAGCCCGAAACCATCCACACGCATCTTGAAGAGGCCCTGCACTCATCACAGAAAAAGTCCCCCCTGCAGGGGAGATCCATTGTTGTGACAGCCGGACCGACAAGAGAGAAAATTGATGGCGTGCGCTACATCTCCAACTACTCTTCGGGCAAGATGGGATTCGCCATAGCCGGTGCTGCGGCAAAACGCGGAGCACTGGTCACGCTCATTACAGGCCCGGTTCATCTTGAAACTCCTCCGGGAGTGCAACGCATCGATGTTGAAAGTGCTGCGGAGATGCATGCTGCCGCCCGAACATTTTTCCAAAGCTGCCAGATCTTTATCGGCGCGGCGGCTGTAGCAGATTATCGACCGGCCGCACCATATGAAAGAAAAATGAAAAAAGAGGCCGAAGAGATCGAGATTACGCTTGTAAAAAACCCGGATATCCTTGCAGAGTTCAGTCTGCAGAAAAGCAGCAAACAACTTGCCATAGGATTTGCACTCGAAATGCAGTCAGATATTGATAATGCACGCAAGAAACTGGAATCAAAGCAGCTTGACCTGATAGCATTCAACTTTTTTGATCGCAAAACTTCCGGTTTTGAAGTTGATACCAATATTCTGACCCTGATAGAGCGTAGCGGCAAAACAACCGAGCTGCCTCAACTTTCAAAACATGACGCGGCAGAGCGGCTGCTTGAGGTCATAGAAAAACAGTACGAGAGTAAGTCTCCTCTCCATAAAAACAGCCGATAA
- a CDS encoding uracil-DNA glycosylase, which produces MEGLLFDPVVSTPSGSEHPSASAAEKLAELQKAAMACRKCRLAETRRNVVVGEGSPLAEIVVIGEAPGAEEDASGRPFVGRSGQLLTKILQAVHFEREEVYICNILKCRPPGNRNPLEDEIGFCRPWLQQQLQIVKPKIILILGKVAANTILGNNLSMGMMRGKLIEWKGFDCFVTYHPAALLRNPNWKRACWEDVQMMEHHYKKTGGKETLHDKDIA; this is translated from the coding sequence ATGGAAGGCCTGTTATTTGATCCTGTAGTGAGCACACCGTCCGGCAGTGAACACCCTTCCGCTTCGGCAGCTGAAAAGCTTGCGGAGCTGCAAAAAGCGGCAATGGCGTGCCGAAAGTGCCGGCTCGCCGAAACAAGGCGGAATGTTGTTGTTGGCGAAGGGAGCCCTCTTGCAGAAATTGTTGTCATCGGCGAAGCCCCCGGAGCGGAAGAGGATGCGTCGGGAAGGCCTTTTGTAGGAAGATCCGGCCAGCTCCTCACAAAAATTCTGCAGGCGGTTCATTTTGAACGTGAAGAGGTCTATATCTGCAACATTCTGAAGTGCAGGCCGCCGGGAAACCGCAACCCGCTTGAGGATGAAATCGGATTCTGCCGGCCATGGCTGCAGCAGCAGTTGCAGATTGTAAAGCCTAAAATCATTCTTATTCTTGGAAAGGTTGCCGCAAATACCATTCTTGGAAATAACCTCTCCATGGGAATGATGAGGGGAAAGCTGATCGAATGGAAAGGGTTTGACTGTTTTGTGACCTATCATCCGGCCGCACTGCTGCGTAACCCCAACTGGAAACGGGCCTGCTGGGAGGATGTGCAGATGATGGAGCACCATTACAAAAAAACGGGCGGAAAAGAAACGCTTCACGACAAGGATATTGCATGA